The stretch of DNA GACGCTCAGCAGCTGCTCCACGTCGTCGTCGGAGCGGTCGAGCCTCACGGTCGCGACGACGCGGCGCTCGGCTGCGGCCCACTGGGACAGCAGGATGGACTTGCCGTAGCCGGCCGGGGCGGTCACGCCGACGACCCGGTAGGACCCGGCACGCGCGGCCTCGATGATCGTGCTGCGGCTGACTCCCGCCCCGGACGCTGCCGGGTCTCCAGTCATGCTCAGAGACTAGCGGCGGGCGGTCCCACGACGAAGACGGACTCGATCCGCAGACCGTGCTCGTGCAGCGCTGCCAGCAGGGTTCCGAGGTCGGTGGTCGATTCAGCAAGGAGCGTCGTGTAGGTGCGGGTGCGTGTCTCGCACTCGGGCCCGAGCGCGTTCTGCAGGACGGGCCCGAGTCCTCCGTCGATCGTCAGCTCGAACTCCATGGCAGGCGTGTCGCGGTCGGTCACGGCTGTTCTCCCTCCGTCTGGTCTTCGCCGGAGCCCTGCTCGGGGACGACGATCCGCCGCACCTCGACGACCTCCAGCCCGTACGTGCGCAGGAGGGCGAGGAAGCCGTGCAGCTCGGCCTGGTCGCGGATGCTGGCCCGCACCGAGGTGCGCAGCTCGCGGGTGACGACCTGGATGTCCGTCAGCTCGAGCAGGACGTCGTCGGGAACGCTGCCCTCGATCCGGACCTCGAACACCTGCTTCTGCGGGCGTTCCTTCGTCATGAGCCGACCTCCAGACCGGTGCTCTCCTGGATGCAGTGTGGCTCGTCTCACCACTGCTTCTCATCGTCACGACCAGATGAGTTCGTGGCGGGCACGGCGCTGCGTGAGGGTCCCGGTTCGTCCCCGCAGGATGAGGCCCCGGTGGGGGCGCGGCTCCTACCGTGAGCGGGACGCGCACCACCGCGCGTCCTTCAGTCACAAGGGAAGGCGGCATCGTCATGGACGAGGTCGAATGGGGACCGGTCGGCTACCTGGTCGTGGAGTATCCCGGCGCGAAGATGACCGGTGAGGGCCTGCGCGAGCTGGTCGCGCTCACCGAACGCGGGACCGTCCGGGTCCTGGACCTGGCCTTCGTGATGAAGGCGGAGGACGGCACGATCAGCGCCTTGGCGATCGCCGACCTCGACGGTGACGGCGAGCTCGACCTGGCCATCTTCGAGGGAGCGTCCTCGGACCTGCTGGGCGAGGACGACCTCCGCGAGGCGGGCAACGTCCTCACCCCGGGCAGCGCCGCCGCGGTGCTGCTCTACGAGAACCGCTGGGCCGCACCGTTCGTGAGTGCCCTGCGGCGCAGTGGTGCCGAACTGGTCGCGGCGGGGTTCATCCCGCTGGACGACCTCGCCGAGGCGCTGGACGCCGCCGAAGCAGCCAGCTGAGATCCACCGAACCCCACCCATCCGAACGGAGCAGGACCATGCCAGGACTCATCAGGGGCGTCGCCCGAACGGCGGCCATCGCCGGGACGGCCACCGCCGTCTCGAACCGCGTGTCGCGCCGGCAGGCGTCGCGCTGGGCGGCAGGCGCCGCCCGCCTACGAGGCCGCCCTCCCTCCCCGCAAGCTGCTCCCGCCGCCCCCGCGGGAGATCCGATCGCCCTGCTGAGCGACCTGGGCCGTCTCCACGAGGCCGGCACGCTGACGGACGAGGAGTTCGCCGCACAGAAGGCACGGATCCTCGCTCAGATGTGAGCCATGATCCGCCCGCGGCCTGACCCCGCCCGACGCGAGGCCTGGGCCCTCGTCCGGCGCGCCACCGCGCGCGTCGTCGTGGCCGTGACGGTGCTCGTCACGGCCTACTACCTGGTGCCCGCCCAGGAGGCCGGGACCGATCTGCCGTGGTTCTTCGTCTCGCTGGGCGTCTTCGCCGGCGTGGTGGCGATCCAGGTGCCGATCATCGTGCGGTCCGACTTCCCGGTGATCCGCGCCGTGGAGGCTCTGGCCCTGGCGATCCCGGTCTTCCTGCTGATCTTCGCGCGCGGGTACCTCTCGGCGTCGCTGGGCGACCCTGACGCGTTCAGCCAGCAGCTCGACCGCACCGATGCCCTCTACTTCACCGTCTCGACCTTCGTCACGGTCGGCTTCGGCGACATCGTGGCGCACTCCGAGGCGATGCGCATCGCGGTCACCGTGCAGATGATCCTCGACCTGGTGGTCCTCGGCGCCGTGGTGAGGATCTTCGCCTCGGCGGCTAAGCGGGGACTGTCGGCCCGGGACGAGCGGCCGGATCCTGCGGCCTGACCACGCGCCCGGCACCCGCCAGCACCTGCAGCACGGCCAGCAGCACGAGGGCCAGCGCGAGGGACCACCACCACCGCTCGGGTGAGATGTCGTTGCCCCAGGCGAGCACGACCACGGCGAGGCCGACGGCCACGATCCGCAGCCACGCGACGTTCTCCGTGACCCACCGCCAGCCGAGGCCGAGCCGCTCCCCCAGGACGGTGGCCCCGGCCTGCTCCAGGCCTCCACCGACCGCTCGGCGCACGGCGATCCCGGAGCGGGTCGTCCCGGCGAACCAGCCGGCGACCACCAGGGTCAGGCCGAGCAGCAGGACGACCTGGCGTCCCTGCTCGAGGTAGGCCAGCAGGGTCTCGTAGAACGCGGTGCTCGCCGGCCCGAACGACGTCTCCGCGAGTGCGTCGGCGAACAGCTGCTTGCCGATGGCGAGCGCGATGGCCAGCACGAACGCGTTCACCGCGATGGCGACACCGACGGCGACGGTCATGCGCGGCCGGCGCCTGGCCAGGACGATGGCTCCGAGGTACAGGGCACCGACGACCGGCAGCGCCCAGCGCGCCACCGGGTCACTGAAGGCGTAGATCGTCCGCAGCTGCTGCACGCGAGGCGCCTCCATCAGCACGATCTGCCGGTCGGTCTCGGGGATCGGCGCGTTCTCGACGAAGGTGATCCCCCGGTCGACGAGTCGGGCTTTGACCTCGTCGATCACCTCGGAGACGTCCAGAACGACGTCGTCACCCTGCAACGACACCGCTCCCTCGTCGCGACCCTCGAGAATCCGCTGGAACGCCTGTTGCGCGCGGATGTTCAGGCGCAGCCAGATGTCCTCGAACGCGTCGGACGCCAGGAACGCCCGCACCTGCCGCTCGATGGCCCCGTTGACGGCGGCGGACAGGGGCGCGGCCAGAAGCTCGAGCCGCGGTGCCTCGTCAGCGAGGCCCGCGAAGGCCTGTTCGAGCAGGCTCTCGACGTCGACCTGGTCGGTGATGGCGGTCGTCACCCGGGTGGCGAGCACCTCCTGGACCTCGGGCGACTGGACGAGCGGGCCCACGGTCTCCACGTACCGTTCGCCGTCGTTGAGCGTGCGCTGGCCCCAGTAGGCGATCGCCGCGGGCGTGGTGAGCACTGCGGCCAGCACGAGGCACAGCACGGCGGCCACCGAGCGGCCGCGCGACGTGTCGTCGGGCCTTCGGGGATCGAGGGGCGCATGGGGTTCCTGCACGGTGTCCTGGGTCATCGGGATCTTCCTTCCGCTCCAGCGAGTCTTGCGGTGTCCGCGGTGGCGGGCATCATGCCTCCTGGGTGAGTCCGTGGTCACCGCGCAGCCAGATCCCGGCTCGGCCGCGGTCGCTCACCACCACTTGGCCGATCACCGCGGTCCCGATGAAGACGAAGGCCACGATGTAGAGCCACGCCAGGTACGTGAACGCCATGCCGATCGGCCCGTACCGCTCGGCGCTGACGTCGAGGGCCCACGGCAGCCACACGTCGGCGGCGGGCCGGACCACCATCATCACGACGCCGAAGACCACGGCTCCCGGGACCATCCACCGCGCGGCCACCCGCCCGGCCAGCAGCACCCAGGGCACGAAGACCGCGACGAGCACGTCGGTGGCCAGCGAGAGCGCCGCGGGCCACAGGAACCGCGGCGGGAACACCCCGGCGCGCTGGGTCAGGTTCTGCACGACGACCACGGCCATGAGCAGAACCACGACCACGGCGAACCACCGCCAGGTCGAACGCAGGGTCATCCGCGGCCGGTCGACCTGCCAGACCACGGCGAAGGCGCGGGTCAGCGCACGCGACAGGCTGGTCGCCGAGACCAGGACGAGCAGTGCCCCGGCCACCCCGAAGGCCGCCTCGCTCGAGCCGCGCACGGCCTCGTCGATCAGCTCCTCGGACGATCCCGTCGCCCCGACGACGTCGGAGATCTGGTCGGAGCCGGCTCCCAGAAACGTCACCGCGACGATGAGCAGCGGCAGGATCGAGCTGAAGAACTGCGCCGCGATCGTCATGGCCCGGTCGAAGATCTCCACACGCACGCACGCGCCGGCCACCCGCAGGAGCGTCCGCCCGATCCACGACGAGAGGAACCAGTCCACCGGCCCCTTGGCCCACGCGGGCAGACGGGTGACGACCGCGTCGACGCGGCGCTCCAGCACGCCCGCGAGCGGCGACCCGTCCTCGTCAACCCCGTGGCTCATCATCGCCGTCGTCCCGAGGAGACGGATGCCCCGAGATCAGCGGCAGCGCCCACGACAGCCGGGGATCGGCCTCGACCAGCAGGGCCTTCATCAGCAGGCTGAGCGGCACCGCCAGCAGCGCCCCGACCGGCCCCAGCAGCCAGGCCCAGAAGACGAGGGACAGGAAGGTCAGCGTCGGCGAAAGTCCGACGCTCTCCCCCACGATCCGCGGCTGGATGATCGACTGGATCACGAAGTTCACGACGCAATAGATGGCGATCACGGCGAGCATGAGGCCCGGCCCGTCCTCCAGCAGCGCGATGACCGCGGGCGGGACGAGGCCGATGACGAAGCCGATGTTCGGGATGAAGTTCGTGACGAAGGCCAGGACGGCCCACACGAACGCGCCGGGCACCCCGATGGCGTAGAGCGCGGCACCGTCGATGACGGCCACGATGAGCCCGAAGATCGCCGCCACGGCCATGTAGGTGCGCGTGCCGCGTGCGAAGTGCGCCAGCGCCTCGACGAGATCGCCGAAGCGCGACCCGAGGATCCTCAGGTTCTCCCGGGCGCCGTTGGTGTCGAACGCCATGAACAGCAGGACCGTGAAGAGGAAGAACACGTCGGTCAGGGCACCGAGCGCCCCGGCGAGAAGGGAGCCGACGAGTCCGACGAGCTGCGAGGGATCCAGCGCCTGCACGACCTTGTCGATCTGCGCCTGGTCGACGCCGAGCTGCTCGAGGCCCGTGAGGGTCTCCTCGATGGTGGAGGTGATGTCGGCCGTGTACTTCGGGAGCAGGGCGGCCAGCTGCGCGACCGACACGATCAGCGCCAGCGTCATCAGGACGATCAGCAGGTAGGCCGACAGGAGCATCGTGAGCGAGACCGCCCACTCGGGCAGCCGGGTCTTCTCCAGGCGCCGGCGGATCGGGTGCACGGTGACCGTGAGCACCAACGCCAGGAAGACGGGTCCGATCAGGCCGGAGACGGCGTGCACGCCGCCGAGCACGATCGTGAGCGCAGCCATACCGACGACCAGCGTGAGGACGCCGGAGACGGTCCGGCCGGACACCCGGGAGCCCGGGTCGCCATCGATGCTCATGCGGGCCTCCGTGCGGTCGTGGTTCTGCCGTCCCTCACATCAGGCCGCGGGAGGAGTCGTTCCGTGGCCCGAACTCGGTCCCCCGGTCCACGAGCGCCCAGATGATGCACACGTCGATCGCGATCACGAGGAGCGACCAGATCGGGTAGTACGGGATGAACGCGAAGTTCACGATCATGCTGACCGCCGCCAGGGCGATGCCGACCCCGCGGGCCCAGCCCTTCCCGGAGAAGATCCCGAATCCGGCGAGGACGATGATCACGCCGGCGACGAGGTGGATCCAGCCCCATGTCGACGCGTCGATCTCGAGGAGGTAGTCCGGCGCCTTGACGTAGAACTCGCTCTTCGCGATGGCCACGACTCCCATGTAGACGTGGAAGATGCCCATGATGATCATCATCACCGCGGCGAATGCGATGAGGCCGAAGGCTGCTCCCCCGGAGCTGCGTGGGGTCGTGCGCGCTGTGGTCATGTCGCTGCGTCCTTGTCACGTCGGTGGCGACCTTTCGGCCGGGGCCGTGTGGTCCTTCCTGACATGCAAGCGCCCATGGGCCGGTGAGCGGATCATCCGTGAGGGGTGAGGCAGGCGGCTCGCGGAGGCTCCAAGACTGGAGGAAGCCTCACCAGAAAGGCACCATCATGTCCCGCACCGCAGAGCCCGCCGGGCCCGCCACCACCCCCTCCTCCGACTACCAGACCGTCCAGCCGTCGTCCGTCTCCGGCTGGGCCGGCTGGGTCTACTTCGCCGCGTTCATGCTCCTGCTCCTGGGCGTCCTGCACGCGATCACCGGCCTCGTGGCCCTGTTCAAGGACGAGTACTTCGTCGTCGCCAGCAGCGGCCTGGTCGTCAACGCCGACTACACCGCCTGGGGCTGGGCCCACCTGATCGGCGGCATCATCGTCGCGCTCGCCGGCCTCTCGCTGATGTCGGGCGCCACCTGGGCCCGCATCGTGGCGGTCCTGGTGGCCATGCTGAGCGTCATCGTGAACTTCGCCTTCATGGCCGCCTACCCGTTCTGGTCGGTCCTGATGGTCACGATCAGCCTCCTGGTGATCTGGGCCGTCATCGTGCACGGTGACGAGCTGCGCAACGCGTAGCCGGTCCTGCCGCGGCGCCCTCACCCGTCGCGGGTGAGGCGCCGGGCAGGCGCCGCGCCCATGCTCGGGCGAACGGTGCAGCCCCGCGACCTCGTTCGCGGCGACGGGAGGACCCCATGACCACGGATCAGCGCACGACGACCGACCTGCTGCCCACCGACCTCGATCCGGTCGGAGCCGAGGCCTCCCGCGTGGCGCTGGCGCTGGGCGTCGTCCCGGCGACGGGACTGAGCGAGCAGGAGGCCGCGGCCCGGCTCGACCGCGTCGGTCCGAACCGGTTGGACGAGGGAACGGCCGAGCCGGGATGGCGGGCCTTCCTGCGGCAGTACCAGGACTTCATGCAGGTCATCCTGCTCGCCGCGGCGCTCATCAACCAGGTCGTCACCCAGGAGACCGGCACCACGGTGGTGCTCGCGGGTCTCACGGTCTTCAACGCCGTGATCGGGCTGCGCCAGGAGGCCAAGGCCGAGGCAAGCGTCAAGGCCCTGTCGCAGATGATGAAGACGATCGCCCGGGTCCGCCGTGACGATCGCGCGATCGAGGTCGACGCGGAGCAGCTGGTCCCGGGCGACATCGTCCTGGTCGAGGCCGGCGACCGCATCCCCGCGGACGGCCGGGTGTCCCTGGCCGCGACGCTGGAGATCGAGGAGGCCGCCCTCACGGGCGAGAGCCTCCCCGTCGGCAAGTCCGACCGCCCGGTCGAGGGCACCGACGTGCCCCTCGGCGATCGGACCTGCATGGTCTACATGAACACGGCCGTCACCCGGGGCCGCGGCGAGTTCATCGTCACCTCCACCGGGATGGCCACCGAGATCGGCCACATCGCCAACCTGCTGGCGGGCACCTCGATCGGCAAGACGCCGCTGCAGAAGCAGCTCGACTCGCTGTCGAAGATCATCGCGGGCATCGCCGGCATCGCTCTCCTGCTCGTCCTGCTGCTGGGCCTGGCCCGCGGGGAGTCGTTCGACACCCTGTTCATCACCGGCGTGGCGCTGGCGGTGGCCGCGATTCCGACGGGCCTGCCCGCCGTCGTGACGGCCCTGCTCTCGATGGGCACGCGCGAGATCGCCAACCGTCACGCCATCGTCAAGCGCCTCCCCGCCGTGGAGACGCTGGGCTCGACCTCGGCGATCTGCTCGGACAAGACCGGGACGCTGACGCTCAACAAGATGACGGCGCGCGAGCTCGTCATCCCCGGCCACCACCGGTTCACCGTGTCGGGCGAGGGCTACGCGACCACCGGCGAGATCAGCCACGTCGGCAGCGGCGCCTTCGACCTCGCCCCCTATCTGCTGCCGATGGTGCTGTGCGCCGATGCCGTGCTCGACGGGGAGGGCCTCATCGGCGATCCCACCGAGGGCGCACTGATCGTGCTGGGCGCGAAGGGCGGCCTCGACATCACCGAGACCCGGGCGGCCCACCCGCGCGTCGCCGAGGTCCCGTTCGACTCCGAGTACAAGTTCATGGCGACCTTCCACGAGATGACCGCCGACGACGGCTCGGCGGTGGTGCGCTGCTACGTCAAGGGCGCCCCGGACGTGCTGATCGACCGGGCCACCACCCTGCGCCGTCCGGACGGATCCGTCGTGCCGATCACCGACGACAACCGTCACCTCGCGCTCGAGGCGAACGACCGGATCGCCGCTGCCGGCGAGCGGGTCATGGTCGTCGCCCAGCGCGATCTCGATCCGGGCGTCGTGCGCGCCGGTGGCGACCTCATCCAGCACGTGCACGACCTGACGCTGCTCGCGATGGTCGGCATCGTCGACCCGCCGCGGGCCGAGGCGAGGGCCGCGATCGCCGAGTGCCGCGACGCCGGGATCCGCGTGCGGATGATCACCGGTGACCACGCCTCCACCGCCGCGGCGATCGCGAAGGAGCTCGGCATCACCGGGCAGGCCGTGACCGGCGCGGAGTTCGCGGCGATGTCGGACGAGGAGCTGATGGGCCGCCTGGACGACATCGGCGTCGTCGCCCGCGTGGCGCCCGAGGACAAGGTGCGACTCGTCCGCATGCTGCAGCAGAAAGGGGAGGTCGTCGCCATGACCGGCGATGGCGTCAACGACGCGCCCGCGCTGAAGACGGCCGACATCGGCGTCGCCATGGGGATCACCGGCACGGAGGTCTCCAAGGAGGCCGCCGTCATGATCCTGACCGACGACAACTTCGCCACAATCGTCGAGGCGGTCTCGTACGGCCGCACGCTGTACGACAACCTGCTCAAGTACCTGCGCTTCCAGATGTCGACGCTCGTGGCCTACATCGCGGTGTTCCTCGTCGCCGGGGTCATCGGCATCGCCGACGGCGCTCCCCTGAACCCGCTGCAGATCCTGTGGCTGAACATGGTCGTGGACATCCCGCTGGCGATCGCGCTCGGCTTCGACCAGCCGGCGCGCGGGCTGATGGCCCGCCCGCCGCGCCCCGTCGGTGCGCCCGTGCTGTCGCGGGCGAACTGGATCCGGCTGTGCATCCAGGGCGCCGTGATGACGGCCGGATCGCTCGCCGCCTACCAGATCGGCGCCGACTGGGAGGACGCCCTACTGGGCGCGACGATGCTGCTGACGACGCTCTCGCTGTTCCACCTGGCCGGTGCGCTGCTGAGCCGCGACCAGGAGAACACGATCTTCGACCGGGACGCCGTGCCCGCGGTGACCCAGCTGCGCCGGTACGGCATCGCGCTGCTCGCGATCGTCCTCATCACCTCGCTGGACTTCCTCCAGCGCATCTTCGGCACCACCGCGATGACGTTCGAGCAGTGGTGCACGTGCATCGGTCTCGCCGCCTCGCTCGTGGTCGTGGAGGAGATCGTGAAGCTCGTGCTCCGCAGCCGTCGCACCGCGAAGGCGTGACCCGTCACCGCTCGGTCAGTGCAGCAGCGTGTTGAGAGCCACCATGAACAGGCCCAGCAGAGCGGCGAACGCCGTCTCGGCGCCGGCCCGCCAGCCCGACACCCCGGCCTGGTGGGCGGCGAGGTAGCCGTAGCCCGCCATCAGCACCACGGTGACCCACAGGCCGGCCAGCATCGCGGTCGCGACCTGGCCACCCGCGGCCAGCACCACCGCGCAGACCACCAGCGGGGGCAGCCCGCCCCAGAACACCGGCCCCTCGTGGCGCATGCTGCGACCGAGGCGCAGCGCCAGGTGGTCGGGGTCGCCGTCCATCCCCGTGCCCAGCGCGTGGGTGTAGGCGTGGGACAGCCAGTAGATCGTGAGGACGCCGCCGGCGCCGAGCAGGCTCACCTCGGCCGCGGTCTTGTGACTCAGCAGCGCGAGGGTCGCGCCCATGACGAGCGCGCCGTGGATCATCCCGGAGGGATGCAGGGCAGCGAGGCGTCGGGCCAGCCGCATGCGGCTTCCGTGACTCCTGTGCTCCTCGTTCATCGTGTCGCTCCGTCCTCGATCGTGGCCGCCACCACGGCGCCGACGAAGCCACCGAGATCCGGCGACGTCGCCAGGAGCCGCCGCTGGCGCTCGGCACCCGTACCGTACCGGTGGATGCGCTCGAGACCGGCCAGCACCAGGTCGATCTCCGCGGAGTCGCTCAGGCCGGACAGGATCGTTCGGATCAGACCGGTGACGAGGACCGCCCGGGTCACCTCCTCGGGTCCGGTGGTGGGCAGTTGGCCGTCCACCGCGACGGACAGCAGCGCCGACCGCAGCGCGGTGTCCGAGACCGGCAGGTCGGGGCGTCCGGCCTCGATGTCGGAGGCCAGGACCGTCACGAGGGCTCGGCAGATCCCCGCGAGCATCGCGGCGTCGGCCGCGTCGAGGCAGGTGTCCGCGACGCGGATCTCGATCGTCGGGTACCGCGGCGACAGGCGAGCGAGGCGATAGACACTGCGCGCGTCGACCGCATCACCTCGGTCGACGAGCTGCGCGACCGCCACGTCGTAGGCCTCGGCGCTGCTCCACGGCTCGGGTGGGGCGAAGGTCGGCCAGGACAGCTGCCGGACGTACCGGGTGCTGCTCCACCCGGTGTCGCGACCGCCCAGGACCGGGGAGTTCGTGCCGAGGGAGAACAGGGTCGGCAGCCATCGCCGCAGGCGCCCCAGGACCCGCACGGCCAGGTCGCGGTCGGGAACGCCCACGTGAATCTGGCAGGCGCAGGTGCCCCCGCCCGCGACGGCGTCCGGGAACCGCGCAGCCAGGGCGCGGTAGCGCGGCGAGTCCGTCACGAACTCGAGGCCCGGCTTCCCCACCGGCGGCGTGCCCACCGCCGCCAGGCGGACCCCGCTCCCGTCACACGCCGAGGCGACGCGACGGCGGAGCTCCAGCAGCTGGCTCTCGAGCGTCGTGAGGTCGGTGCAGACGTCGGTGGCCGTCTCGACCTGGTAGGTCATCAGCTCGGGCTTCACCCGGTCGTCGGCGACCCGCCGCACGACGTCGGCGGCCGCAGCGACGACCTCCCCGGCGGGATCGAGGAGCAGGAACTCCTCCTCCACGCCGACGGTGAGCATGAACTCATGGTGGATACCGCCCCTGGAGGCCGCCTCATCCTCGTGGGATGAGGCGGCACGCCGTCACCGTGGGACACGCTGCCGAGGAGACCGAGGCGTTCCCCAAGGAGGCTGCCATGTGTCGATGGTTGGCGTACTCGGGCAGTCCCATCCTGTTGGAGGAGCTGCTCTACAAGCCCGTGCACTCGCTGATCGACCAGAGCCAGCACTCGCGCATGGGCGTGGAGACCACGAACGGCGACGGCTTCGGGATCGGCTGGTACGGCATCGACGACTCGTCCTCGTTGCCGGGCGCCCGACGCAGCGACGTGCCCGTCCTCTTCCGTGGCGTCGGGCCGGCCTGGGGTGACCTGAACCTGCGCGAGCTCGCGCGCTCCACGTCGTCGGGGCTCTTCCTGGCCCACATCCGGGCCAGCACCGGCACCCCCGTCCAGCAGTCCAACTGCCATCCGTTCCGGTACGACCGCTGGCTCTGGGTGCACAACGGGGCCATCCGGGACTTCCACACCCTCAAGCGCGACCTCGTCCTCGCCGTCGACCCGGAGCTGTACCCGGCGATGGCCGGGTCGACCGACTCCGAGGTCATGTTCTTCCTGGCGCTCACCTTCGGCCTGCGTGACGATCCCGTCGCGGCCGTGGAGCGCATGGTCGGGTTCGTCGAGGCCGTCGCCCGCCGGCACGGTGTGCCCGACGCGATGCAGATGACCGTCGCGACCACCGACGGCGAACGGCTCTGGGGCTTCCGCTACTCGACGGTGGGCCAGAGCCGCACCCTCTACGTCAGCTCGGCGCTCTCGGCCCTGCGAGAGCTGTACCCCGAGAATCCCGTCTTCGCCGGTCTCGACGACGAGACGCGCGTGGTCGTCTCTGAGCCGCTCGGCGATCTCGCCGGGGCGTGGAACGCGATCCCCGAGTCGAGCTACGGCGTGGTGGAGGCCGGGGACGACACCCTGGGGCACTTCGAGCCCCGCGAACCCTGACGGAAGAGAGCCCGATGGACAACCGAGCTGCCGTGAGCACCCGCGCGGGCGGCGTGCTCGCCGCCACCTGCATCTCGACGCTCGTGGTGAACGCGAACACGTCCGCGGTCAGCATCCTGCTGCCCGCCATCTCCGAGGACACCGGCATGTCGGTCACCGACCTGCAATGGGCGGTCACCGGCTACTCGCTCGTGGGCGCCGCCGTGATCGTCACCTCCGGCTCGCTGGGCGACGTCTTCGGTCGCAAGCGGGTCTTCCAGCTGGGCCTGCTGCTGTTCGTGGTCTCCTGCGTCATCATCGCGCTCGCCCAGTCCGGCGGCATGGTCATCGCGGGCCGGGTCATCCAGGGCGCGGCGGGCGCGACGATCCTCGCGTGCGGCCTGAGCCTGCTGTCGGTCGCCAACGACGGAGAGGAACAGCTGAGAGCCGTGTCCCTGTGGGGCGCGGCCGCCGCCGTGGGCGCGGCGGCCGGGCCGCTGCTCGGCGGGCTCCTCGTCGACTTCACGGGGTGGCAGGGGCTGTTCTGGATCGATGCCGTCGTCGCCGTGGTCTGCATGGTGCTGACCTTCCTGACGGTGGGCGAGTCGCGGGACCCCGACCGGCCACGGTCGATCGACTACGCCGGCACGGTGCTGATCGCCGCCACCCTGACACCGCTCATCTTCGCGTTCACCAAGAGCGGCGACTGGGGTTGGCTGTCCGC from Aeromicrobium phoceense encodes:
- a CDS encoding DUF6325 family protein; this translates as MDEVEWGPVGYLVVEYPGAKMTGEGLRELVALTERGTVRVLDLAFVMKAEDGTISALAIADLDGDGELDLAIFEGASSDLLGEDDLREAGNVLTPGSAAAVLLYENRWAAPFVSALRRSGAELVAAGFIPLDDLAEALDAAEAAS
- a CDS encoding SHOCT domain-containing protein, which produces MPGLIRGVARTAAIAGTATAVSNRVSRRQASRWAAGAARLRGRPPSPQAAPAAPAGDPIALLSDLGRLHEAGTLTDEEFAAQKARILAQM
- a CDS encoding potassium channel family protein, yielding MIRPRPDPARREAWALVRRATARVVVAVTVLVTAYYLVPAQEAGTDLPWFFVSLGVFAGVVAIQVPIIVRSDFPVIRAVEALALAIPVFLLIFARGYLSASLGDPDAFSQQLDRTDALYFTVSTFVTVGFGDIVAHSEAMRIAVTVQMILDLVVLGAVVRIFASAAKRGLSARDERPDPAA
- a CDS encoding YhjD/YihY/BrkB family envelope integrity protein, which codes for MSHGVDEDGSPLAGVLERRVDAVVTRLPAWAKGPVDWFLSSWIGRTLLRVAGACVRVEIFDRAMTIAAQFFSSILPLLIVAVTFLGAGSDQISDVVGATGSSEELIDEAVRGSSEAAFGVAGALLVLVSATSLSRALTRAFAVVWQVDRPRMTLRSTWRWFAVVVVLLMAVVVVQNLTQRAGVFPPRFLWPAALSLATDVLVAVFVPWVLLAGRVAARWMVPGAVVFGVVMMVVRPAADVWLPWALDVSAERYGPIGMAFTYLAWLYIVAFVFIGTAVIGQVVVSDRGRAGIWLRGDHGLTQEA
- a CDS encoding AI-2E family transporter, with translation MSIDGDPGSRVSGRTVSGVLTLVVGMAALTIVLGGVHAVSGLIGPVFLALVLTVTVHPIRRRLEKTRLPEWAVSLTMLLSAYLLIVLMTLALIVSVAQLAALLPKYTADITSTIEETLTGLEQLGVDQAQIDKVVQALDPSQLVGLVGSLLAGALGALTDVFFLFTVLLFMAFDTNGARENLRILGSRFGDLVEALAHFARGTRTYMAVAAIFGLIVAVIDGAALYAIGVPGAFVWAVLAFVTNFIPNIGFVIGLVPPAVIALLEDGPGLMLAVIAIYCVVNFVIQSIIQPRIVGESVGLSPTLTFLSLVFWAWLLGPVGALLAVPLSLLMKALLVEADPRLSWALPLISGHPSPRDDGDDEPRG
- a CDS encoding DUF7144 family membrane protein; translation: MTTARTTPRSSGGAAFGLIAFAAVMMIIMGIFHVYMGVVAIAKSEFYVKAPDYLLEIDASTWGWIHLVAGVIIVLAGFGIFSGKGWARGVGIALAAVSMIVNFAFIPYYPIWSLLVIAIDVCIIWALVDRGTEFGPRNDSSRGLM
- a CDS encoding DUF7144 family membrane protein, which produces MSRTAEPAGPATTPSSDYQTVQPSSVSGWAGWVYFAAFMLLLLGVLHAITGLVALFKDEYFVVASSGLVVNADYTAWGWAHLIGGIIVALAGLSLMSGATWARIVAVLVAMLSVIVNFAFMAAYPFWSVLMVTISLLVIWAVIVHGDELRNA
- a CDS encoding cation-translocating P-type ATPase, with the protein product MTTDQRTTTDLLPTDLDPVGAEASRVALALGVVPATGLSEQEAAARLDRVGPNRLDEGTAEPGWRAFLRQYQDFMQVILLAAALINQVVTQETGTTVVLAGLTVFNAVIGLRQEAKAEASVKALSQMMKTIARVRRDDRAIEVDAEQLVPGDIVLVEAGDRIPADGRVSLAATLEIEEAALTGESLPVGKSDRPVEGTDVPLGDRTCMVYMNTAVTRGRGEFIVTSTGMATEIGHIANLLAGTSIGKTPLQKQLDSLSKIIAGIAGIALLLVLLLGLARGESFDTLFITGVALAVAAIPTGLPAVVTALLSMGTREIANRHAIVKRLPAVETLGSTSAICSDKTGTLTLNKMTARELVIPGHHRFTVSGEGYATTGEISHVGSGAFDLAPYLLPMVLCADAVLDGEGLIGDPTEGALIVLGAKGGLDITETRAAHPRVAEVPFDSEYKFMATFHEMTADDGSAVVRCYVKGAPDVLIDRATTLRRPDGSVVPITDDNRHLALEANDRIAAAGERVMVVAQRDLDPGVVRAGGDLIQHVHDLTLLAMVGIVDPPRAEARAAIAECRDAGIRVRMITGDHASTAAAIAKELGITGQAVTGAEFAAMSDEELMGRLDDIGVVARVAPEDKVRLVRMLQQKGEVVAMTGDGVNDAPALKTADIGVAMGITGTEVSKEAAVMILTDDNFATIVEAVSYGRTLYDNLLKYLRFQMSTLVAYIAVFLVAGVIGIADGAPLNPLQILWLNMVVDIPLAIALGFDQPARGLMARPPRPVGAPVLSRANWIRLCIQGAVMTAGSLAAYQIGADWEDALLGATMLLTTLSLFHLAGALLSRDQENTIFDRDAVPAVTQLRRYGIALLAIVLITSLDFLQRIFGTTAMTFEQWCTCIGLAASLVVVEEIVKLVLRSRRTAKA
- a CDS encoding carboxylate-amine ligase, producing the protein MLTVGVEEEFLLLDPAGEVVAAAADVVRRVADDRVKPELMTYQVETATDVCTDLTTLESQLLELRRRVASACDGSGVRLAAVGTPPVGKPGLEFVTDSPRYRALAARFPDAVAGGGTCACQIHVGVPDRDLAVRVLGRLRRWLPTLFSLGTNSPVLGGRDTGWSSTRYVRQLSWPTFAPPEPWSSAEAYDVAVAQLVDRGDAVDARSVYRLARLSPRYPTIEIRVADTCLDAADAAMLAGICRALVTVLASDIEAGRPDLPVSDTALRSALLSVAVDGQLPTTGPEEVTRAVLVTGLIRTILSGLSDSAEIDLVLAGLERIHRYGTGAERQRRLLATSPDLGGFVGAVVAATIEDGATR